The following are encoded together in the Pedobacter sp. D749 genome:
- a CDS encoding M1 family metallopeptidase: protein MKKLFILFALAFSLPAAKAQMLAKNQVNSSADSLRGALTPLRTCYDINYYHLDVKIDIDQKSISGSNEFAFTATQDFNKLQFDLFDNLKVEKVVYKGTVLPFKREYNAVFVTFPKAVKKGSKDKFTVFYSGNPTVAKTPPWDGGLIFKKDATGNPFVSVACQGLGASVWWPNKDHQSDEVDSMLISITVPKALQEISNGRLRNTVDKPDGYKQYNWFVSNPINNYDVTFYIGKYAHWQDSYNGENGKLSIDYWALQTDSAKARPHWDADVKPMLKCFEYWFGPYPWYKDGYKLVQAPHLGMEHQSAVAYGNQFKPGYLGKDLSGTGHGLKWDFITIHESGHEWFGNSITSKDIADMWIHEGFTNYSEVLFTECSENKTAADEYVIGLQKIIQNDIPVIGPYGVNKEGSGDMYPKGANLVSIIRQLINNDEKFRQVLRGLNKTFYHQTVTSAQIENYIAKQSGLKLDKIFDQYLRYTKIPVLEYKIDNGNLSYRWVTDVKGFDMPVRVTLKTGAFTLIKPTNDWKTIKVDANINTDNFKQDPLFYINLKKS, encoded by the coding sequence ATGAAAAAACTATTTATCCTTTTCGCGCTTGCTTTCAGCCTTCCAGCCGCAAAGGCACAAATGCTGGCTAAAAACCAGGTAAACTCCAGTGCTGATAGCCTCCGTGGAGCACTTACCCCTTTACGTACCTGTTACGATATTAACTATTACCACTTAGACGTAAAAATCGATATTGATCAGAAATCCATCTCCGGAAGCAATGAATTTGCTTTTACCGCTACGCAAGATTTTAATAAATTACAGTTCGACCTTTTTGACAACCTCAAAGTAGAAAAAGTAGTATATAAGGGTACTGTTTTACCTTTCAAAAGGGAATATAATGCTGTTTTTGTAACCTTCCCAAAAGCGGTAAAAAAAGGAAGCAAAGATAAATTCACGGTTTTTTATTCTGGTAACCCTACTGTGGCCAAAACTCCACCATGGGATGGTGGCCTTATTTTCAAAAAAGATGCTACAGGTAATCCATTTGTTTCTGTAGCCTGTCAGGGGCTGGGCGCAAGTGTTTGGTGGCCAAATAAAGATCACCAAAGTGATGAGGTAGACAGCATGTTGATCAGCATTACTGTTCCTAAAGCTTTACAGGAAATATCTAACGGGAGACTGAGAAATACGGTAGATAAACCTGATGGTTACAAACAATATAATTGGTTTGTCTCTAACCCCATCAACAACTATGATGTAACCTTTTACATTGGCAAATACGCCCACTGGCAAGACAGTTATAATGGCGAAAACGGCAAACTGAGTATCGATTACTGGGCGCTACAAACGGATAGCGCCAAAGCCCGCCCGCATTGGGATGCTGATGTTAAACCCATGCTAAAATGTTTCGAATATTGGTTCGGTCCTTACCCATGGTACAAAGATGGCTACAAGCTCGTTCAGGCACCACATTTAGGTATGGAACATCAAAGTGCAGTAGCTTATGGCAATCAATTTAAACCGGGTTATCTGGGTAAAGATTTAAGCGGCACCGGCCACGGCTTAAAATGGGATTTCATCACCATTCACGAGAGCGGACACGAATGGTTCGGGAATAGCATCACCTCAAAAGATATTGCCGATATGTGGATTCATGAAGGTTTTACCAATTATTCGGAAGTTTTGTTTACCGAATGTAGCGAGAACAAAACTGCTGCCGACGAATATGTAATCGGATTACAGAAAATCATTCAAAACGATATTCCAGTGATTGGCCCTTACGGCGTAAACAAAGAAGGTTCTGGCGATATGTATCCAAAAGGTGCAAATCTGGTCAGCATCATCCGTCAGCTCATTAACAACGACGAGAAATTCAGACAGGTTCTCCGCGGATTAAACAAAACTTTTTATCATCAAACCGTAACTTCTGCCCAGATCGAAAATTACATTGCTAAACAAAGTGGTTTAAAACTGGATAAGATTTTCGACCAGTATTTACGTTATACAAAAATCCCGGTTCTGGAATATAAAATTGATAATGGCAACCTCTCTTACCGTTGGGTAACCGATGTTAAAGGTTTCGATATGCCTGTACGTGTAACCTTAAAAACTGGCGCCTTTACTTTAATTAAACCCACAAACGATTGGAAAACCATTAAAGTAGATGCCAATATAAATACAGATAACTTTAAACAAGATCCGCTGTTTTATATTAACCTCAAAAAAAGTTAA
- a CDS encoding head GIN domain-containing protein, whose product MKKVFAILLASLTLTASINVIAKDQISISTSKNNGDDREVKNFNGVAAAGPINVIVTLGNSESCRLEGDAEAIASIVTEVKGRVLVIRPQTSITSWSRKYEGKKITAYVSARELASLTVSGDGSLTVNGKISTGSLTTTVSGSGNIKATADIDDYSGVISGSGSINITGGADRAKVVISSSGTFAGKSFSTKTLNSTISGSGTVNIAVSESIRAVISGSGNVNYSGNPTVDKTIIGSGGVRKM is encoded by the coding sequence ATGAAAAAAGTATTTGCAATATTATTGGCATCATTAACCTTAACCGCTAGCATTAATGTAATTGCGAAAGATCAGATCAGCATCAGTACTTCAAAAAATAATGGTGACGACAGAGAGGTGAAAAATTTCAACGGTGTTGCTGCAGCCGGCCCCATAAATGTAATTGTAACTTTGGGAAATAGCGAAAGTTGTCGTTTAGAAGGCGATGCAGAGGCAATTGCTTCAATCGTTACCGAAGTAAAAGGCCGTGTTTTGGTCATCCGTCCGCAAACCAGCATTACCAGCTGGTCCAGAAAATACGAAGGTAAAAAAATCACAGCCTATGTATCAGCCAGAGAATTGGCAAGTTTAACGGTTAGTGGTGATGGAAGTTTAACCGTGAATGGAAAAATCAGCACGGGTAGCCTAACCACAACCGTAAGCGGTTCAGGTAACATCAAAGCAACAGCCGATATAGATGATTATAGTGGTGTAATTAGCGGTTCAGGATCCATAAACATCACTGGCGGTGCCGATCGCGCTAAAGTGGTAATCAGCAGTTCAGGTACATTTGCCGGTAAATCTTTTTCAACAAAAACATTAAATAGTACCATTAGCGGATCAGGAACCGTAAATATTGCCGTTAGTGAAAGCATCAGGGCTGTAATAAGCGGATCAGGAAACGTAAATTATTCTGGTAATCCAACTGTCGACAAAACCATTATTGGCTCAGGTGGGGTAAGGAAAATGTAA
- a CDS encoding DinB family protein, whose translation MLTETLKKLFNRDLTRLKSEIEAYQNEANLWRIDCNIANSAGNLCLHLVGNLNTYIGVTLGGTDYIRNRELEFSLKDIPKKELIKMIEATISVVNEALDRVSNEQMEGEYPILVFEEKTSTEFLLVHLTTHLTYHLGQVNYHRRLLDA comes from the coding sequence ATGCTTACCGAAACACTAAAAAAACTTTTTAACCGTGATCTTACCAGGCTAAAATCCGAAATCGAAGCTTACCAAAACGAGGCGAATCTTTGGCGTATAGATTGCAACATTGCAAACTCGGCCGGGAACCTTTGCCTCCACCTCGTGGGTAACCTAAATACTTACATCGGTGTGACCTTAGGCGGTACCGATTATATCCGGAACCGAGAACTGGAATTTTCTTTAAAAGATATTCCGAAAAAAGAGTTGATTAAAATGATTGAAGCAACTATAAGCGTTGTTAACGAAGCTTTGGATCGGGTAAGCAACGAACAGATGGAGGGCGAGTATCCAATACTGGTATTTGAAGAAAAAACATCTACTGAATTTTTACTCGTTCACCTCACCACACATTTAACTTATCACCTGGGGCAAGTTAATTACCACAGAAGGTTGTTGGATGCTTAA
- a CDS encoding DUF2490 domain-containing protein yields MKKILLSATLVLIMAAGKLYAQTQHQNSGWFMFLNNTKFNDKWGLQFDVQVRSADDWSYVRNTLVRPALQYFINDKHNVALGYLWQTTDMNLTGGNNNLFHEHRIFEQYIYSHKISSAFASHRVRLEQRFIGRSAEDVFSQRFRYFLRLVQPLQKTQPTFTKGPFLALQNEVFLNLQNKDKINNSVFDQNRLYLAAGYRFSKQFDLEAGYMNQATHGVSNNTVNNIIQLAIYTRF; encoded by the coding sequence ATGAAAAAAATATTATTATCTGCCACGTTGGTTCTCATCATGGCTGCTGGAAAGCTATATGCACAAACTCAACATCAAAATTCGGGTTGGTTTATGTTTTTAAATAACACCAAATTTAATGATAAATGGGGATTGCAATTTGATGTTCAGGTTCGTTCAGCCGATGATTGGAGTTATGTGAGAAATACTTTGGTGCGGCCTGCATTGCAATATTTTATTAATGATAAACATAATGTAGCTTTAGGTTATTTGTGGCAAACTACTGATATGAATCTGACAGGTGGCAATAACAATCTGTTTCACGAACACCGTATCTTTGAACAGTACATTTACAGTCATAAAATCAGCTCGGCATTTGCCAGTCACAGGGTTAGGTTAGAACAACGTTTTATAGGTCGTTCGGCTGAAGATGTTTTTTCGCAGCGTTTCCGTTATTTCTTAAGGTTAGTCCAGCCATTGCAAAAAACTCAGCCAACGTTTACAAAAGGTCCATTTTTGGCTTTGCAGAACGAGGTGTTTTTAAATCTTCAAAATAAGGATAAAATCAACAATAGTGTTTTCGATCAAAACAGGTTATACCTGGCTGCGGGTTATCGTTTTTCGAAGCAGTTTGATCTGGAAGCCGGGTATATGAACCAGGCTACACATGGTGTTTCCAATAATACGGTAAATAACATTATTCAGCTGGCCATTTACACCAGGTTTTAA
- the fabV gene encoding enoyl-ACP reductase FabV gives MIIEPRMRGFICLTAHPDGCAQNVKNQIEYVKSKGAIDGPKKVLVIGASTGFGLASRITAAYGSGAATIGVFFEKAPSEGKTASPGWYNSAAFEKEAHAAGLYAKSINGDAFSKEIKEKTLATIKADLGQVDLVIYSLASPVRKHPDTEVLHRSTLKPIGGTYTNKTVDFHTGNVTEISIEPATEEDIANTVAVMGGEDWAMWIDALKAENLLAEGATTVAYSYIGPALTEPVYRKGTIGRAKDDLEATAFTIADKLKDIDGKAYVSVNKALVTQASSAIPVIPLYISLLYKVMKAEGVHEGTIEQIQRLYADRLYTGNPVPVDEKGRIRIDDWEMREDIQAKVAELWKEATTETLPAIGDLPGYRADFLSLFGFEIDKVDYQKDAQEVVEIEGLVN, from the coding sequence ATGATTATCGAACCTAGAATGAGGGGCTTTATCTGTTTGACCGCACACCCTGATGGTTGTGCGCAAAACGTAAAGAATCAAATTGAATATGTAAAATCTAAAGGAGCTATAGATGGTCCTAAAAAAGTATTGGTAATTGGTGCATCAACCGGTTTTGGTTTAGCATCGCGTATTACTGCTGCTTATGGATCAGGGGCTGCTACAATTGGCGTATTTTTCGAAAAGGCACCTTCCGAAGGTAAAACAGCATCACCAGGCTGGTACAATAGTGCGGCTTTTGAAAAAGAAGCACATGCAGCTGGTTTATATGCAAAAAGTATAAATGGTGATGCATTTTCTAAAGAAATAAAAGAAAAAACTTTAGCAACGATTAAAGCCGATTTAGGTCAGGTTGATTTAGTGATTTATAGCCTTGCCTCTCCGGTAAGAAAACATCCCGACACAGAAGTATTACACCGTTCAACTTTAAAACCTATCGGAGGCACTTACACCAATAAAACGGTCGATTTCCACACGGGTAACGTAACCGAGATTTCTATCGAACCTGCTACGGAAGAAGATATTGCCAATACAGTTGCCGTAATGGGTGGCGAAGATTGGGCCATGTGGATTGATGCCTTAAAAGCAGAAAACCTGCTTGCAGAAGGTGCAACAACAGTAGCATATTCGTACATAGGCCCGGCTTTAACCGAGCCGGTATACCGTAAAGGAACTATTGGCCGGGCTAAAGATGATTTAGAAGCAACTGCATTTACAATAGCCGATAAATTAAAGGATATTGATGGTAAAGCTTATGTATCAGTTAATAAAGCATTGGTTACACAGGCGAGTTCTGCAATTCCGGTTATTCCGCTTTACATTTCATTGTTATATAAAGTAATGAAGGCTGAAGGCGTTCATGAAGGTACTATTGAGCAGATCCAACGTTTATATGCTGACCGCTTATATACCGGCAATCCTGTTCCTGTTGATGAAAAAGGAAGAATCAGAATTGATGATTGGGAAATGCGTGAAGATATCCAGGCTAAAGTTGCCGAACTCTGGAAAGAAGCTACTACCGAAACGCTACCAGCAATAGGTGATTTACCAGGTTACAGAGCTGATTTCTTAAGCCTATTTGGCTTCGAAATTGATAAAGTAGACTATCAAAAAGATGCTCAGGAAGTGGTAGAAATTGAAGGTTTAGTAAATTAA
- a CDS encoding GNAT family N-acetyltransferase, giving the protein MNFDLQPTLENDLIKVVPLKETDFEALFAVASDPLIWEQHPNKDRYKRDVFENFFKGAIESKGAFIVYEKETNKVVGSSRYYELDETENFVAVGYTFISREFWGKGHNKALKSLMFDHAFQFVDKVILHIGATNFRSQKATEKLGAVKIAELEVAYYGEPLKWNFVYQADKEKWRNRAS; this is encoded by the coding sequence ATGAATTTCGACTTACAGCCCACACTAGAAAACGATTTAATTAAAGTAGTTCCGTTAAAAGAGACTGACTTCGAAGCGCTTTTTGCAGTAGCTTCCGATCCGTTAATCTGGGAACAACACCCCAATAAAGACCGCTATAAAAGAGACGTTTTCGAAAATTTCTTTAAAGGCGCTATAGAATCGAAGGGTGCTTTTATTGTATATGAAAAAGAAACCAATAAAGTTGTGGGCAGTTCCAGATACTACGAATTAGATGAAACAGAAAATTTTGTTGCCGTTGGCTACACTTTTATATCCCGCGAGTTTTGGGGAAAAGGACATAATAAGGCTTTAAAATCTTTAATGTTTGATCATGCTTTTCAATTTGTGGATAAAGTAATTTTACATATCGGTGCTACTAATTTCCGTTCACAAAAAGCGACAGAAAAATTAGGTGCCGTTAAAATCGCTGAATTAGAGGTAGCCTATTATGGTGAGCCCTTAAAATGGAATTTTGTTTATCAGGCAGATAAAGAAAAATGGCGAAACCGGGCATCATAA
- a CDS encoding cold-shock protein, protein MAKSQATYSKKENEKKRLKKQKDKQEKKEERQANAKKGLALEDMMAYVDENGNISSTPPDPKKKKVINTEDIQIGISRQEDIIDENPVKKGTVTFFNDSKGYGFIKNTETQDSIFVHANGLITQIKEGDKVTFEVEMGQKGPTAVKVSKV, encoded by the coding sequence ATGGCTAAATCTCAGGCAACATACAGTAAAAAAGAGAACGAAAAAAAACGGTTAAAAAAACAAAAAGACAAACAAGAGAAAAAAGAAGAGCGTCAGGCTAATGCCAAAAAAGGTTTAGCACTTGAAGATATGATGGCTTACGTTGACGAAAACGGAAACATCTCTTCTACTCCACCAGATCCGAAGAAAAAGAAAGTAATTAATACAGAAGATATTCAGATTGGTATTTCAAGACAAGAGGATATCATCGATGAAAATCCTGTTAAAAAAGGAACAGTTACTTTCTTTAACGACAGTAAAGGTTACGGTTTTATTAAAAACACTGAAACACAAGACAGTATTTTCGTTCACGCAAACGGTTTAATCACCCAGATTAAAGAAGGTGATAAAGTTACGTTTGAAGTAGAAATGGGTCAAAAAGGACCAACTGCTGTTAAAGTATCAAAGGTTTAA
- a CDS encoding SIMPL domain-containing protein, whose amino-acid sequence MKKLITLALVAFLGLSSAMAQQVDLRRKINVSGTAETEVTPDIIYIGISLKEYLNGKKKVDITELEKQLFAAVQKAGIAKENLTISNLSSWNYETEKKKNPDFLASKQYRLKVSDLNKFNAILEAIDAKGIANTNIESYDYSKIESLKKELKIKALLAAKEKATYMVEALGDKLGSVIEIQDGGDNVIQPVYRTFAMKAEMSDAAGAPEIDFKKIKLNFTVNAVFEIK is encoded by the coding sequence ATGAAAAAGTTAATAACACTTGCACTGGTTGCATTTTTAGGTTTATCGTCAGCGATGGCTCAACAAGTAGATTTACGCAGAAAAATTAATGTTAGCGGAACTGCAGAAACAGAAGTAACACCAGATATTATTTATATCGGTATTTCACTAAAAGAATATTTAAACGGAAAGAAAAAAGTAGACATTACGGAACTGGAAAAACAACTGTTTGCCGCTGTACAAAAAGCGGGCATTGCAAAAGAAAACTTAACCATCAGCAATTTAAGCAGCTGGAACTATGAAACAGAGAAAAAGAAAAATCCTGATTTTTTAGCCAGCAAACAATACCGTTTAAAAGTGAGCGACCTGAACAAATTCAATGCAATATTAGAAGCAATTGATGCCAAAGGAATTGCCAATACAAACATTGAAAGCTACGATTATTCTAAAATTGAGAGTTTGAAAAAAGAACTTAAAATTAAAGCTTTATTGGCGGCAAAAGAGAAGGCAACTTACATGGTAGAAGCATTAGGCGATAAATTAGGCAGTGTAATTGAAATACAGGATGGCGGAGATAATGTAATACAACCGGTTTATAGAACTTTTGCGATGAAAGCTGAAATGTCGGATGCTGCTGGCGCTCCTGAAATTGATTTCAAAAAAATCAAGCTGAATTTCACAGTAAATGCTGTTTTCGAGATTAAATAA
- a CDS encoding seryl-tRNA synthetase, whose translation MKKFIYTLALVFSLGISFNSAQAADKPAKNPTELTAEQAVKLERIKTRVEEIRDMDKSNLTRAERKALRSELRELKGQARAVSGGVYLSVGAIIIIILLLILIL comes from the coding sequence ATGAAAAAATTCATTTACACGTTAGCCTTGGTATTCTCGTTAGGTATTAGTTTTAATTCAGCTCAGGCTGCTGATAAACCTGCGAAAAACCCAACAGAATTAACTGCAGAACAAGCAGTGAAACTGGAAAGAATCAAAACCCGTGTTGAAGAGATCAGAGACATGGATAAATCAAACTTAACAAGAGCAGAACGTAAAGCTTTACGTAGCGAGTTAAGAGAATTAAAAGGTCAGGCTCGTGCTGTTTCTGGAGGTGTTTATCTTTCAGTTGGTGCAATCATTATCATCATTTTATTGTTGATCCTGATTTTATAA
- the serS gene encoding serine--tRNA ligase yields the protein MLQVNYIRENREKVLERLSIRNFKQPELVDEIIKIDEDRRSTQTSLDNISAEANAAAKQIGDLMRTGKKEEAEAIKAKTASHKENIKNLSDKLNELEAAQHNLIVQLPNLPYHLVKQGSTAEENEVVLTHGEPAQLPSKALPHWELAAKYDIIDFELGVKITGAGFPVYKGKGARLQRALINFFLDHATAAGYKEMQVPHLVNAASGFGTGQLPDKEGQMYHSTVDDLYLIPTAEVPVTNLYRDVIVKEEDLPIKNTAYTPCFRREAGSYGAHVRGLNRLHQFDKVEVVQITHPDKSYETLEEMSQYVQSLLKELGLHYRVLRLCGGDMGFTSAMTYDMEVWSAAQERWLEVSSVSNFETYQSNRLKLRFKGKEGKAQLAHSLNGSALALPRIVASILENYQTENGIKIPEALVKYTGFDMID from the coding sequence ATGCTGCAAGTTAACTATATCCGCGAAAATAGAGAGAAAGTTTTAGAACGTTTAAGTATCCGTAATTTTAAACAACCAGAACTGGTAGATGAAATCATTAAAATTGATGAGGACCGCCGTTCTACACAAACTTCCCTGGATAATATTTCTGCTGAAGCGAATGCAGCTGCCAAACAGATTGGCGATTTAATGCGTACTGGTAAAAAAGAAGAAGCCGAGGCGATTAAAGCAAAAACTGCTTCTCACAAAGAAAATATCAAAAACCTAAGCGATAAATTGAATGAGTTGGAAGCTGCTCAACACAATTTAATTGTTCAATTGCCTAATTTGCCTTATCATTTGGTAAAACAAGGCTCTACTGCAGAAGAAAATGAGGTAGTTTTAACGCATGGCGAACCTGCCCAGTTACCAAGTAAAGCTTTGCCGCATTGGGAACTTGCCGCGAAATATGATATTATCGATTTCGAATTGGGCGTAAAAATTACTGGTGCTGGTTTTCCGGTTTATAAAGGAAAAGGAGCAAGATTACAACGTGCATTGATCAATTTCTTTTTAGATCATGCTACTGCGGCAGGTTATAAAGAAATGCAGGTTCCTCATTTGGTTAATGCGGCTTCAGGTTTTGGTACCGGACAGTTACCTGATAAAGAAGGACAGATGTATCATTCAACTGTTGATGATTTATATTTAATCCCAACTGCCGAAGTTCCGGTAACCAATTTATACCGTGATGTAATTGTTAAAGAAGAAGATCTCCCAATTAAAAATACTGCTTATACCCCTTGTTTCCGTAGAGAAGCGGGTTCATATGGTGCTCATGTACGTGGTTTAAACCGTTTACACCAGTTTGATAAGGTTGAAGTAGTGCAGATTACGCATCCGGATAAATCTTACGAAACTTTAGAAGAGATGAGCCAATATGTTCAGTCTTTATTGAAAGAACTTGGTTTGCACTATCGCGTATTGCGTTTATGTGGCGGCGATATGGGCTTTACTTCTGCTATGACATATGACATGGAAGTATGGAGTGCAGCGCAAGAACGCTGGTTGGAAGTTTCTTCTGTTTCAAATTTCGAAACTTACCAGAGTAATCGTTTAAAACTGCGTTTTAAAGGAAAAGAAGGTAAGGCGCAACTGGCACATTCATTAAACGGAAGTGCGTTGGCTTTACCACGTATAGTGGCTTCGATTTTAGAAAACTACCAAACTGAGAATGGAATTAAAATTCCGGAAGCTTTGGTGAAGTATACTGGGTTTGATATGATTGATTAA
- the rsmI gene encoding 16S rRNA (cytidine(1402)-2'-O)-methyltransferase yields MDGKLFLVPTPIGNLEDMTFRAIRILKECDLILAEDTRTSAPMLKHFGIDKRVFSHHQHNEHKATSEIIRFLNEGQKIALISDAGTPAISDPGFFLVREAIKNDIAVECLPGATAFVPALVNSGLPADAFCFEGFLPVKKGRQTKFKKLAEEDRTIILYESPHRLLKTLEEFAQYLGADRQASVSRELTKMFEETVRGTLVEIKSHFENNTLKGEFVICIAGKPNVKSKNKYEDAEE; encoded by the coding sequence ATGGATGGCAAACTATTTCTCGTACCAACGCCTATAGGCAATTTGGAGGATATGACCTTCAGGGCAATCCGTATATTAAAAGAATGCGATCTGATTCTCGCTGAAGATACCCGTACCAGTGCCCCAATGCTGAAACATTTTGGCATCGATAAAAGAGTTTTCTCGCACCACCAGCACAATGAACATAAGGCCACTTCAGAAATTATCAGGTTTTTAAACGAAGGACAAAAAATTGCCCTGATATCTGACGCCGGAACACCAGCCATTTCCGATCCAGGTTTTTTCCTGGTACGCGAGGCCATTAAAAATGATATTGCCGTAGAGTGTTTACCTGGCGCAACAGCTTTTGTACCTGCTTTGGTTAATTCAGGCCTACCAGCCGATGCATTCTGTTTTGAAGGTTTTTTGCCGGTAAAAAAAGGCAGACAAACAAAATTTAAAAAATTGGCAGAAGAAGACCGCACCATTATACTTTACGAAAGTCCGCACCGTTTATTAAAAACTTTAGAGGAGTTTGCGCAGTATTTGGGTGCCGACAGGCAGGCGTCGGTAAGCAGAGAACTGACCAAGATGTTCGAAGAAACCGTGAGAGGCACTTTGGTAGAAATAAAATCACATTTTGAAAACAATACTTTAAAAGGAGAATTTGTAATTTGCATAGCGGGGAAACCCAATGTTAAAAGCAAAAACAAATATGAAGATGCTGAAGAATAG
- a CDS encoding PH domain-containing protein, whose translation MNSIDRFLSDEQDPKAVEKVIGKLNDLLTMGEELLYLAVQKKPAVNLLPDSIAISNKRIFYCEPGNLGLTMNFKDISWKSIKEVSFKEEFFGSKFICVPQHGENIVTEFIPKVQARKLHQAANQQLEEYKEILRQQKLEENRATASPINLNAQPLAEIPAYEPTPEPVEPVIQIAEVVEEPEDEATLKLRKLKTLYDKHLITQEEYEAKKADILDSL comes from the coding sequence ATGAATAGCATAGATAGATTTCTGAGTGACGAGCAAGACCCAAAAGCGGTTGAAAAAGTTATTGGAAAATTAAACGACCTTTTAACCATGGGCGAAGAACTTTTATATTTAGCGGTACAGAAAAAACCTGCTGTAAACTTGCTGCCAGATAGCATCGCGATTTCGAACAAGCGCATTTTTTATTGCGAGCCTGGTAATTTAGGTTTAACCATGAACTTTAAAGATATTTCGTGGAAAAGCATTAAAGAAGTTTCGTTTAAGGAAGAATTTTTTGGTTCTAAATTTATCTGTGTACCACAACATGGGGAAAATATCGTAACTGAGTTTATTCCGAAAGTACAGGCGCGTAAATTGCATCAGGCTGCGAACCAGCAATTGGAAGAATATAAGGAAATTCTCCGTCAGCAAAAATTGGAAGAAAACCGCGCAACGGCCTCTCCCATCAATTTAAATGCACAGCCTTTGGCCGAAATTCCTGCTTACGAACCAACTCCTGAACCAGTAGAACCTGTTATTCAAATAGCCGAAGTTGTAGAAGAGCCTGAAGATGAAGCCACTTTAAAATTACGCAAGCTTAAAACTTTGTACGATAAACACCTGATTACCCAGGAAGAATACGAAGCTAAAAAAGCAGATATTTTAGATAGTTTGTAA